The sequence tgaaaatgaaaatataagacTTTATCAATGATTTTATGTTTTACAAGAAATGTGTAGCCAGAGGTTTCCTCTTCTCTGTTTCAACATGTAATACAGCTTCAGTTTTGTTCTATCCCAAATCTCATTCACTAGTTTCCATGGGTAACGCTAATGATTGTGTCTGCATAAAACAACACAACACGAGAGGAAATATCAGGTGATTTGTTGATGATACCGTGATCtatgagttggtttgtttactAATTACTATATACCTCCATGGGCCGAGGAGCACCAAATGTTGCAAAACCTACGTTTCCTGGAGAGAATGTGACTCTCCCGAGAAGAGATCCAACACAAGTTTTCTATTCCAAACATCTCATCTTCAACTACTCTGGCTATATATAATCAAGTAAAGCAACAGAGATATATGTGATCCAACACAGATTATTGAGTTCACATGATCAGACTTTCTCGCAAAACTCTTCCTGAAGTTTCTGTGTAACGCATATTTGGTTGGCTTCGGATAGAGTTTATGCCAGTCTGCATATAGAAGCACATTGAGCAATGGTCTAAGTCAAGTTGTAATCCAAAGGAGTACTTGAAGGATCAAATTTCTCAGTTCACCTTCCTGATTGAATGGTACTGATCTTGGAAGATAACAACCAAGAACAGCAACAGATGCTTCTCTGTAAAAGCCAATCTTGAGTACTGTCTTCTTGTCGCGTCTCAAATATACCTTTTTGCTGTAATGAGGTGGAATCAGAACTTGCTAATTAAGTTGCATTTAAGTGTTGGATGAAGTAAGAATTAAGCACTAATTCTACCCTCTTCAGCGCTTCAAATATAGTAACTTGAGATATGAGAAAGAGATGTTGGCTTTCACTGTTTGTATCTATATGGTCTCACTGATGCTGACTCCAAATAAGTCGGAGTAATGCGGTAACTGATTAGCTCTTTTTTGCTTGTATCTCACCCGTGCTTATCTGCTTGCTGGCGTCTTCGCTTCGGTTTGGATTTCTCAGGGAGTTGGTCTTGTCGTCTTCTGGAGTAAGCTTCGTCTGGACCACGACTTAGTCATCCCTGCTTCGCCTGTCCTCCTTTCGGAGTCGCCTTTTAGGGCATCACATGACAGTTCCTTGTTCATTTTGTTGCGTTTTTAACTTCAAGAAGCTTTTTATCTTTTAACTCATTTTTGTTATAGACAAATCTTATGACTAGTTCTGTCTTGCATGcagaaaaagaatgaaaatcTTCGATAAGGTTGAGATCGGACAGGTAAAAGAAGGAGTAAAGTTGCTGAATCTTGTGAAGCAAATGCATCAAGCCaggtaacaaaagaaaaatatattttcttcttataCAAGTCACAAAATGCAATAAACCTTTCTTCGTATGCAAACAAAACATCTTTTGATGCGCAATATAGATTCTTTGGATGGGTTTTGCACCGAGGAGAAGGAAGGGACCAACTCAAGGAatctaagagcatcattatagGTGGGACTTGTTTTAGGGCCcttaacaattttttattattattttttggttaggGACTAAAACAAGGGATTTGGGTAAATTAGTTGATTATTGGTGGGATTTATGTTGTCCCttagttaatttaatttattattttaattaataaataatgacattaaaaaaagaatttttaaataaaacattaaaaataaaaaagtaatattaaaattgaaaacataaaaaaataaattacatttttgaaagaaaatacaaacatcaaaataaagaaaatagaaaacataagaaaatgacATTAttgaaagaaaatacaaattatatattacttCAAGGATTTCCAAATTTAGtccatatattttcaatcaaatcattttttaaatgttgATGGACTTGTCTATTCCGAACGCTCGTTCGACGTTCAAGTGTACTCCCGACAGTTGAAGGCATATTGACGGAAAATGTTTCCACAtctccttcttcaaattcatcAACGTTCTCATCCCTTCTTGATGATCGTTCatcttcgacaatcatattatggggtatgatacatgctctcataatatttcctattttttctttatCCCATATATTAGATGGATTTCTAACAACGGCAAACCTAGCTTGTAGGACTCCGAAGGCACGCTCAACATCTTTTCGCACAGCTTCTTGGGTTTGAGCAAATAATGAATGCTTCTGAGTTTGTGGTAGtcggatagattgaataaatgtagcccatttcggataaataccatcggtgagataaTATGCATAATGGTATGGATTACCATTAACATAGAAGTTAACTTGTGGCGCAATTCCgttaataatgtcatcaaaaacgggtgatcgatcgagaatattaagatcgttcatagtacctggagctccaaaaaacgcgtgccatatccagaggtcaTATGAAGCTACCGCCTCCAAGACAATCGTTGGTTTTCCGGttcctcgtgaatacattcctttccaagccgtgggacaattcttccactcccaatgcatacagtcgatgcttccaatcATGCCTGGAAACCCACGTTGTTCTCCACTATAAAGTAGTCTTTGCAGATCCTCCGGTGTGGGACGTCTTAGGTATTCTTCGCCAAACAAGTCGATTATTCCCGCGGCAAAATTGTGCAAACACCTTCTTGCCGTTGTTTCCCCAATTCGGACATATTCGTCAACTGTGTCAGAAGCACCACCGTACGCCAATTGACGAATTGCTGCGGTACATTTTTGGAGCGGAGTTAGACTCGATCGTCCGGTAGCATCTACTCCGGGTTGAAAATACTCGACTTCTGTAGAGAGACGATTCACAATACGCAAGAATAATTCCTTGTTCATCCGGAACCGTCGCCGGAATAAATTGTGCGGGTATGTTGGAGTTTTgctaaaataatcattccagAGCTTCTGATGGCCTTCCTCCCGGTGTCTCTCGATAAAAACTCGTTTTTTTCGCTCTTTTGGTGTGGGATTGAAATCAAAGTCTTcaaataaatcttcaaaaatgTCATctaattcatcatcatcatctttgtggtaatgataatgggaagaagaagccattgacaaattttttaaaaggaaaaaatgtTTAGAATTTTAAGAGAAGATGAGACTTTTCACCTTTGTAACGAGAGAAGAAATCACAAtacttatttatatgatttaaaagaAGTCTCTACAAACCTCCCGTGATTGAATTATTTCTCTATAGTACAACTTGTGACTTATTGGTAGGCACCAAAATAAACATGTGCTATGGATCATGTGACTTATTGGTACAAAGAAACTCAACATGTGACTTATggttataaattaaataaccatGTGTATAAAATTCTTGAATATTATGGTTACATCTTGTAAAAGGAAATTGTAAGTCATTGTCTAAATTAGCTAAAACGGTTAGGCTTACAAACTGCGAACACATTCGTCTAAATTAGGAGACATATTCAGCGACATATGAAAGACACGAGTTCAAGCGACATATGAAAGACACGAGTTCTAATCAATACATGCGATTACAAACTGCGAACACATTCGTCTAAATTAGGAGAAAGAAACAGGTTCCTTAACGGATTCAATACATTGAGACAATCACCATGCCTATTACCACAACAAGAACAACTATGCCTATTACAAAGCACTCAAACCCTTTGATCATACATGATTTCTCCTTAGCCATATCACCAACAATCTTCTCTAGCTTTCGTAGCTTCTCCTCAGTGTCATAGTCAGCTAAAACGGTTAGGCTTTCAACCTTTTCAGCCAGCTGAAACACATGTACATCTCTGGCTCTCATCTCATCCATCAACGCGTCATCCCACCATTTGAAAATATGGCAATCGCCATCGTCCTTGTTGGCACAAGTGTAATATCTTCTCCCTGTTTAAGATACGCAAAAACTCGCTAAGCACATACATAAACAAGCACAAGCCTTCTTCACAGGCTAAGTAATTAAGCAACGACCATAGCACATACCTTGATCATTCCTAGTGTTAGACGTTGCAAGCACTGGCTGAGCACCACAATAGCAGACCTGCGGGAAACCAAACTCTACCTCCGGTTGCGGGGGGTAGTGAACCGGTGAACAACGTTCCAAGCTTAACTCAGCTTGGTCGCGTCGTATGAGATCCTCCGTCTCGCTGTAGTCACTGTCGTCATTGTTTCCAAATAAAGTCTCGTCTTCTGATGGCTGCGAGTAGCTGTAACGTCCCATTTTTTACTTAACCTGCATACATTGTCGAGGCATACTAGTTAGAAACATAGAACATGAAACTCAAACATGTAAGGAAAATCAGAAACAGATAAATTTACAGATAAACAATAACACAAACATTGAAAGAAAATCATTCATTTAACGAAACCGGAACTACATAGATGTTCAAGTGCAAACTTGTGCTCTTGATCAGAGAAGAAAATTTCATGCGCTTTCTTCAGAACGTCTGTGTCAGACTCACCACTGCTAATTTGGCGCTGGGCTGCCGAGTATGCGCCACAGAACTTGTTaacatcatcattgattctgtgCCACCTCTTCTTGCAACAACCGTGCTCTCTCACACCATCCTCTCTTCCATGAACACTGTCTGCATAATACTTAGCAACCCGTATCCAGAAGGCCCCCGACCTCTGCTCGTTTGCAACAATTGAATCCTTCGAAGTGTTGAGCCACCCACTGATCAGCACCTCGTCATCTGCAGGGGTCCACTTGCGTCTTACAGGACGGGCAGCTTCTGCGTGTACTGGTGCATCTTCAGGTTGCTGAGAACTGAAAGCCGGAAATGTATCGGATTCTGCAAAGTTGACACTAGAATGAAAACTTCCATAAGGGAAGTTTTCATGATAAACGCTTCCTTGTTGGGAGTGAAGCAGTCCTACGTAGCTAGCGGACTGACTAGGAACATTGCTTGGATCCatagaagagagaaagataataGATACAATGGAGAAAGAGTTATGAGATAGAAGAGATAAGAGAATAGATTTTATAGGCTGAAGTGAAGTCTAGAAACACTTAAGGGTGAACTCCCAACAAGAAATGTCAAATCCTAACTTATTACACCAAAAAAAGCTATCAACTTTCCTAACAACATCATTAATGTAATCGGATTTTGTTAAAAACATACTGTATACAATGTAACTGAGCAGAAACCAAGTCACTGTCTTTAATGATGTAGTATAGAACCTACTTTTATACAACTACCACAGAGCAGAAAGCAAGTCACTGTCTTTAATGATGAGTTAAGTAAACGATATGAGAAATAAAATCTATGAACTATGGCTACCCAGAGACGCAAAACCAGTTATAGGATGCAAAGCATCGAAACTAAACTATCAAACACTTCTTTCATGTTGCTTAAATCAGTTACTGGTTTGTTATACATTTGTtaacaatcaaacaagcaacAACCAAACTCAACGGTTCAATATAGacgaaacaatcaaacaagctaCAATGAAAACAATGGTTCAATCTATactaaacaatcaaacaagctaCCAGGACTACAATGGTTCAATCTATACAAAACAATCAAATAACCTACAACGGCTACACTGGTTCAATCTATACGAAACAATCAATCAACCTACAACGAAAACAATCACACAATCAcacaatcaaacaatcaatcaagCTATACGCAACTATGTAACATTTGCGAACCCTAGAATCTGTACAATTGTTCTCTAACAACATAGAATCTATGCCACAGCCTATTCGCATGCAAAATACAAAACCCTAAGCTTTTCAATTTCAGATGGGAGTTGAAGAAAATACCTTGGTAGCGGAAGGATTGAGCTCGGGTCGAGATTCAGAGGATTTGGGGAAGATGAGACCGTTCGTACAAGACCGGAAGTGAACGGAAGTCGATGGAGCTCGGAATCTCGATTTGGGGATCAAACGCCAACGGAATCTGCGACCTCTCGTTTTGGTGAGTTGGGCTTTCGATTGAGGAGACACACAGACTGAATCACCGGTGAAAGAGGGATCGATTTTGCGATCGGAGGAGATCAACTTTTCGCCATCGTgcttttctatttcaatttcttTTTCAGAATGAGAAAGAACGCGAAGACACCGACAATTTCGACGATAGCATCGCCCAATCTCGAGCTGACACGTCGCCTCACGGGACGAGCCCGAAATCCCTTATTTTAGGCCCGTTCCACgcaatttcttttctttttgatttattttcaacCCAAACTTCTTAAGGGACGGGTCTCAAGGGACCGCGATGTGCATGCCCTAAGGGCGTTCTAGGTTTAGAACTGAACAAGTCTTTTATGAGAATCCATACTCAAAAGTGTATTTGACAGTTGCAAGGAACACATTGAACcctaaatgattttttatttatcttttcctTTATGCGACATTGAAGCttgaaaattcttaaattaTACCATTTTCCTTCTACAGCcgacctctttttttttcttatctatcATGGTGTTTGACTTGTATCTTACTACTTGTTTTTATATGAGACGAGTTCTCCATCATGGTGCCAATTTGACAACTTGCATATTTCTTATATTACATAAGAGAGTTTCAATGTTTACGATGTATTACAAGTAAActttaatattatatacaaaCTACCTTAATACAGACTCGTAAAAGCAACACATAATGATAATACCAACTAAAACATACTAtaatttagtattatttttcCCAGTGACGAGCACTCAGATTCATGCACTTAAATCGGCCACTTCCCAGTGACGATAACAAAATAGATTTCTTCCATCCTCATCATAAAATTCGAGCATTAGTTTATCTTGGCAACGCCCGTCGCAGTCATAGCAGATGAGTCGAGTGAGACGATTGTTCGGGACTATATTACATTTTGTACCATTAAACGAGAGATTTTGAGCAGGCTTGACATAAGGTGGACATTTTCCTAGTAAACATGGGATATGGAAAACGGTCCCACATTCATGACATGTATAAAGCCATATGGTTGAATCCATAATTTCCTCACAAATCTCACACCAATTGAGACTTTCATTCTCTTTGTAAGAAAGGGTGAGGAAATGCTCATCATGCTCATATCTCACTTTATAAGGGAGTGTAGCACAATAGAAGCACAAAAAGAAGATGCATTCAATACAATTCAAAGTTTGAACTTTCTCGTTTTCGCAGATTGAACATGGTCTAGATTTTCCAAGTTCATTGCTTAAGAACAAGGGATGTGGGTGGCATTGCTGGACAAATGGCTCAGATATTGCAGCACATCGCACGTCTATACTTATAGACTCATCTCCTTTGCTACACACATATCTGAAACCATACAAACAACGCTGACAATATTCacacaagaaaatatttttggtgtCACTCACTTGTAGAATAAAAGGATTGGGATGTGCTATATGTTGTTTTGTCCGGGGAAGATTTGCACATGCTTCATGGAGTACAAAATCACAGTTGGATTTCATACATCTGTAAACGCCACCACCATAGACTGGAAGTATGCATGCTTGACATCgcttttcatcatcatcatacaaATTGTCAGTGGTCTTCTTTTCAAACTTCATGTGATGTGAATGGCTGAAATGTTGTATAATTCCATCACCTACCACTTCAAAAGAATTCAAATTTTCATAGTCTTCTTCCGGTTCTTCCTCAAGTTCTTTTCCATCCCACACATCTTC is a genomic window of Brassica napus cultivar Da-Ae chromosome A2, Da-Ae, whole genome shotgun sequence containing:
- the LOC106425815 gene encoding uncharacterized protein At4g04775-like; amino-acid sequence: MGRYSYSQPSEDETLFGNNDDSDYSETEDLIRRDQAELSLERCSPVHYPPQPEVEFGFPQVCYCGAQPVLATSNTRNDQGRRYYTCANKDDGDCHIFKWWDDALMDEMRARDVHVFQLAEKVESLTVLADYDTEEKLRKLEKIVGDMAKEKSCMIKGFECFVIGIVVLVVVIGMVIVSMY
- the LOC111203298 gene encoding glutathione S-transferase T3-like codes for the protein MDPSNVPSQSASYVGLLHSQQGSVYHENFPYGSFHSSVNFAESDTFPAFSSQQPEDAPVHAEAARPVRRKWTPADDEVLISGWLNTSKDSIVANEQRSGAFWIRVAKYYADSVHGREDGVREHGCCKKRWHRINDDVNKFCGAYSAAQRQISSGESDTDVLKKAHEIFFSDQEHKFALEHLCSSGFVK
- the LOC106404780 gene encoding uncharacterized protein LOC106404780 is translated as MSSVQHSPLSPLFCPFHRLHCLFDPYNELTIINISCYLPNVEGHHLYPLYWCNNKESGDESLCHACTFKGIGTTYYFCHECEVSFHKECVESPPLIKSIYHSKHPLQLVQDESAGIYCSHCESRSSYQDAKLYYYCFTCKFSLHPVCATTPSFLNFPKRHEHDLNFFPRKADLTCDVCGVVDSKPLIYVCLQCDFVVHKNCIYLPFVIRISRHDHRLSFAYSISRILSCGVCRQKVDENYGSYSCTKDCSYTVHSRCATREDVWDGKELEEEPEEDYENLNSFEVRCQACILPVYGGGVYRCMKSNCDFVLHEACANLPRTKQHIAHPNPFILQVSDTKNIFLCEYCQRCLYGFRYVCSKGDESISIDVRCAAISEPFVQQCHPHPLFLSNELGKSRPCSICENEKVQTLNCIECIFFLCFYCATLPYKVRYEHDEHFLTLSYKENESLNWCEICEEIMDSTIWLYTCHECGTVFHIPCLLGKCPPYVKPAQNLSFNGTKCNIVPNNRLTRLICYDCDGRCQDKLMLEFYDEDGRNLFCYRHWEVADLSA